One stretch of Glycine soja cultivar W05 chromosome 7, ASM419377v2, whole genome shotgun sequence DNA includes these proteins:
- the LOC114418721 gene encoding eukaryotic translation initiation factor 3 subunit B-like, with translation MADVMVMKEIEDTALRLGVDLSTLDLDAIRLPPGEDCGIVSDDEVVYQEENLEFESGFGNIIVVDNLPVVPREKFEKLEGVVRKIYSQIGVIKEDGLWMPVDPETEKTLGYCFIEYNTPQEAELAKEKTHGYKLDRAHIFAVSMFDDFDRFMKVPNEWAPPETKPYAPGENLQHWLTDAKARDQFVIRAGSDTEVLWNDARHLKPDPVYKRAFWTESFVQWSPLGTYLATVHRQGAAVWGGAASFNRLMRYAHPQVKLIDFSPGEKYLVTYSSHEPSNPRDANRVVINIFDVRTGKVMRDFKGSADDFAVGGAGGVTGVSWPVFKWSGGRDDKYFARMGKNILSVYEAETFSLVDKKSLKVENIMDFCWSPTDPIIALFVPEMGGGNQPARVSLIQIPSKEELRQKNLFSVSDCKIYWQSNGDYLAVNVERYTKTKKSTYTGFELFRIKERDIPIEVLELENKNDKIIAFAWEPKGHRFAVIHGDNPKPDVSIYSMRTGQNSRVSKLITLKGKQANALFWSPAGRYIVLAGLKGFNGQLEFYNVDELETMATAEHFMATDIEWDPTGRYVATAVTSVHEMENGFNIWSFNGKHLYRILKDHFFQFLWRPRPPSFLTPEKEEEIAKNLKKYSKKYEAEDQDVSLLLSEQEREKRRMLKEEWDKWVNEWKQIHEEESLQRQKLRDGEASDEEEEYEAKDIEVEEVIDVTKEVLHLEYGQE, from the exons ATGGCGGACGTCATGGTAATGAAGGAGATCGAGGACACGGCGCTGCGTCTCGGCGTCGATCTCTCCACTCTCGATCTCGACGCCATTCGCCTCCCTCCCGGCGAAGATTGCGGCATCGTCAG tGATGACGAGGTGGTTTACCAGGAGGAGAATCTCGAGTTTGAGTCTGGATTTGGTAACATCATTGTCGTGGATAACCTCCCCGTGGTTCCGAGGGAGAAGTTCGAGAAGCTTGAAGGAGTGGTTCGAAAAATTTATAGTCAAATTGGTGTTATCAAGGAGGATGGCCTCTGGATGCCGGTTGATCCTGAAACCGAGAAAACCCTAGGTTACTGCTTCATTGAGTACAATACCCCTCAG gaAGCTGAGCTTGCTAAAGAGAAGACTCATGGGTACAAATTGGACCGGGCACACATATTTGCCGTGAGCATGTTTGATGACTTTGACAGATTCATGAAGGTGCCTAATGAGTGGGCTCCTCCTGAAACTAAGCCATATGCTCCAGGG GAAAATCTTCAACACTGGCTCACTGATGCAAAGGCCAGGGACCAGTTTGTGATTCGTGCTGGTTCGGATACTGAGGTTTTGTGGAACGATGCCAGGCATTTAAAGCCTGATCCTGTTTATAAGCGTGCA ttTTGGACAGAGAGTTTTGTGCAATGGTCTCCTTTGGGGACATACTTGGCCACTGTTCACAGACAGGGGGCAGCAGTCTGGGGAGGTGCTGCAAGCTTTAATAGACTTATGCGATATGCACATCCTCAG gtAAAACTTATTGATTTTTCGCCTGGTGAGAAGTATTTGGTAACATATAGCAGCCATGAACCAAGCAATCCCCGAGATGCCAAT AGAgttgtgataaatatatttgatgTGAGGACTGGTAAAGTGATGAGGGACTTCAAAGGGAGTGCTGATGATTTTGCAGTTGGAGGTGCTGGGGGTGTCACTGGAGTTTCATGGCCTGTTTTcaa ATGGAGTGGTGGAAGAGATGATAAATACTTTGCAAGGATGGGGAAAAATATACTCTCCGTTTATGAGGCAGAGACCTTTTCTCTTGTTGACAAGAAATCTTTAAAGGTTGAAAATATAATGGATTTCTGCTGGTCTCCAACTGATCCAATTATTGCTCTTTTTGTTCCTGAGATGGGAGGCGGTAACCAGCCTGCCAGG GTTAGTCTGATTCAAATCCCCAGCAAAGAGGAACTCAGGCAGAAGAACCTTTTCAGTGTCAGTGACTGCAAGATTTACTGGCAAAGCAATGGAGACTACCTTGCTGTTAATGTAGAGAGGTAcacgaaaacaaaaaaaagcacATACACAGGCTTTGAGCTTTTCCGTATAAAAGAACGGGATATACCAATTGAAGTTTTGGAGCTTGAGAATAAGAATGATAAGATCATTGCGTTTGCTTGGGAGCCAAAGGGTCACAGATTTGCAGTTATTCATGGTGATAACCCTAAGCCTGATGTTAGCATTTATTCCATGCGTACTGGTCAGAACAGCCGAGTTTCAAAACTCATTACTCTGAAGGGCAAGCAAGCAAATGCTCTGTTTTGGTCACCTGCCGGTCGCTACATTGTACTGGCTGGGTTGAAAGGCTTCAATGGACAGTTGGAATTTTACAACGTTGATGAACTTGAAACCATGGCTACTGCTGAACATTTTATGGCAACAGATATTGAATGGGATCCAACTGGAAG ATATGTTGCAACTGCGGTGACTTCAGTTCATGAAATGGAGAATGGTTTCAATATATGGTCTTTCAATGGCAAGCATCTATATCGGATTCTGAAGGATCACTTCTTTCAG TTCTTATGGAGACCAAGGCCACCATCTTTCTTGACTCCGGAGAAAGAGGAAGAGATTGCCAAGAACTTGAAGAAATACAGCAAGAAATACGAGGCAGAAGATCAAGATGTTTCCTTGCTGCTGAGTGAACAGGAGCGTGAGAAGCGCAGGATGTTGAAGGAAGAGTGGGACAAGTGGGTTAATGAATGGAAGCAGATCCACGAAGAAGAGAGTTTACAGAGGCAAAAGCTCAGGGATGGAGAGGCTAGCGATGAAGAGGAGGAATACGAGGCAAAGGACATCGAGGTGGAGGAAGTGATCGATGTAACAAAAGAGGTCCTTCACCTTGAGTATGGTCAAGAGTGA